A window of Leptotrichia wadei contains these coding sequences:
- a CDS encoding oligopeptide ABC transporter substrate-binding protein, translating into MKKWKLTIIFLVLIFAMSCSPGKKRSEMPGAKLNLSLFPIKTSNNEPAIEGGTLQVAIVKDDPLVGVFNEVLYTDGYDGNIISTFLSSNIFEVDENFEITDTGAAILKVDAKNKKAIIKIKDGIKWSDGQPLTADDVIYAYEVVGNKDYPGVRYTEESQKIVGMKEYHSGSAKSISGIKKIDDKTVEISFSQLGQSIYAVGNGLIGNALPKHYLKDVPIKDLISSDKIRVKPVTLGPYNLTKVSRGESLEFTANPYYYRGKPKINKAILQVVNSQSIVAALKTGKYDYVMSMPDSLYNNYKDLKNIETLGQQDLYYSYLSFKLGHYDKSKGENITDPNAKMADVRLRQALAYGINVEEIAQAFYFGLRQEATSSIPPVFKKYFPKDLKGYPYNPEKAKQLLDEAGYKDVNGDGYREDKNGKPFEIKMAFMAGGDVAEPLAQNYIQSWKKIGIKAVLTSGRLLAFQNFYEKVEGDSKDIDVFFGAWGVGTTLDPTSSAGRKSQLNYSRFVSEENDRLMAEILGEKSLTVPNYKAEAFKNWQKYYIGQAVEVPLMYRYKLYPVNKRLKNVYIGYDSSKKDEGIHKWELTAVAPMR; encoded by the coding sequence ATGAAAAAATGGAAGTTGACAATAATATTTTTAGTGTTAATATTCGCAATGTCGTGCAGTCCAGGTAAAAAGAGAAGTGAAATGCCTGGTGCAAAACTGAATTTATCATTATTTCCAATAAAAACGTCAAATAATGAGCCTGCAATAGAAGGTGGAACTTTACAAGTGGCAATAGTAAAGGATGACCCGCTTGTTGGAGTTTTTAATGAAGTGCTTTATACAGATGGTTATGATGGCAATATCATTTCAACATTTTTAAGTTCAAACATATTTGAAGTTGATGAAAATTTTGAAATAACAGATACTGGAGCTGCCATTCTTAAAGTCGATGCAAAAAATAAAAAAGCTATAATAAAAATAAAAGATGGAATAAAATGGTCAGATGGACAGCCTTTGACTGCCGATGATGTGATTTATGCCTATGAAGTTGTGGGAAATAAAGATTATCCAGGTGTGAGATATACAGAGGAAAGTCAAAAAATCGTTGGAATGAAGGAATATCATAGCGGAAGCGCCAAAAGTATTTCAGGAATAAAAAAAATAGATGATAAAACAGTGGAAATTTCATTCTCGCAGTTAGGACAAAGTATCTATGCAGTTGGAAATGGTTTGATTGGAAATGCATTACCGAAGCATTATTTGAAGGATGTTCCAATAAAAGACTTGATTTCATCGGATAAAATTAGGGTAAAACCAGTAACTTTAGGTCCATATAATCTTACGAAAGTTTCACGTGGAGAAAGTCTAGAATTTACGGCAAATCCATATTATTACAGAGGAAAACCTAAAATTAACAAGGCAATATTGCAAGTGGTAAACTCACAATCTATAGTAGCGGCATTAAAGACTGGGAAATATGACTATGTAATGAGTATGCCTGATTCTCTGTATAATAATTATAAGGATTTGAAAAATATTGAAACTTTGGGGCAACAGGATTTGTATTATTCGTATTTGTCGTTTAAATTAGGGCATTATGACAAATCAAAAGGGGAAAATATAACAGATCCAAATGCCAAGATGGCAGATGTGAGATTGCGGCAAGCTCTTGCTTATGGTATAAATGTTGAAGAAATAGCGCAGGCATTTTATTTTGGATTAAGGCAGGAGGCAACTTCATCAATTCCGCCTGTTTTTAAAAAATATTTTCCAAAGGATTTAAAGGGTTATCCGTATAATCCTGAAAAGGCAAAGCAATTACTGGATGAAGCGGGATATAAGGATGTAAATGGAGATGGATACCGTGAAGATAAAAATGGAAAACCTTTTGAAATAAAGATGGCATTTATGGCAGGAGGCGACGTGGCAGAGCCGCTTGCGCAAAATTATATTCAAAGCTGGAAAAAAATAGGAATAAAAGCCGTTCTTACATCAGGAAGATTACTGGCTTTCCAAAATTTTTATGAAAAAGTGGAAGGAGATTCTAAAGATATAGATGTATTTTTTGGAGCATGGGGAGTTGGGACAACTCTAGATCCAACTAGTTCAGCAGGAAGAAAATCTCAACTTAATTATTCACGTTTCGTATCAGAAGAAAACGATAGACTAATGGCAGAAATACTAGGTGAAAAATCATTGACAGTTCCAAATTATAAAGCAGAAGCATTTAAAAACTGGCAAAAATATTATATCGGACAGGCGGTAGAAGTTCCGTTAATGTACAGATATAAACTTTATCCAGTAAACAAAAGGCTAAAAAATGTTTACATTGGATATGATTCATCAAAAAAAGATGAAGGTATTCACAAATGGGAATTGACAGCAGTTGCTCCAATGAGATAG
- a CDS encoding ABC transporter permease: protein MSNNEILKENNRKTEDFENIKKSDNKPTGISVITREILKDKLALASLIILVILFGIIFIGSLFANQDEIMKISLLDKYAIPMKEGFWLGSDSGGRSILGQLILGARNSIIIGFAITILTSGIGIFLGLIAGYYGKWVDNVIMRIIDFITILPTLMIIIVFVTIVPKYTITTFVLIMSAFYWVGSARLIRSKALSESKKDYVLASKTMGTKDLTIIFREILPNLSSIIIVELTLGFAGNIGIETGLSFLGFGLPLSTPSLGTLVGYAADPEVLSTKLWIWLPASILILIMMLCINYVGQALNRAADAKQRRG, encoded by the coding sequence ATGTCTAATAATGAAATTTTAAAGGAAAATAATAGAAAAACAGAAGATTTTGAAAATATTAAGAAAAGTGATAACAAGCCAACTGGAATTAGTGTTATTACAAGGGAAATATTAAAGGATAAACTGGCACTTGCTTCGCTTATTATTCTTGTAATCCTTTTTGGAATAATTTTTATTGGATCGCTTTTTGCAAATCAGGATGAGATTATGAAAATAAGTTTGCTTGATAAGTATGCAATTCCAATGAAAGAGGGATTTTGGCTAGGCTCTGATTCTGGAGGACGTTCAATATTGGGACAGCTTATACTAGGAGCAAGAAATTCGATTATTATTGGTTTTGCAATAACTATTTTAACTTCAGGAATTGGAATATTTTTAGGGTTAATAGCAGGATATTATGGAAAATGGGTGGATAATGTAATAATGAGAATTATTGACTTTATTACAATTTTACCAACACTTATGATAATTATTGTATTTGTTACAATTGTCCCAAAATATACAATTACAACTTTTGTTCTTATAATGAGTGCATTTTACTGGGTTGGATCAGCACGTCTTATTAGAAGCAAGGCACTTTCTGAAAGTAAAAAGGATTATGTTTTAGCTTCAAAAACTATGGGAACAAAGGATTTGACAATAATTTTCAGAGAAATATTGCCTAATTTAAGTTCAATTATAATTGTAGAATTGACATTGGGATTTGCTGGGAATATTGGGATTGAAACAGGGCTTAGCTTTCTAGGATTTGGGTTGCCGCTTTCTACACCGAGTCTTGGGACATTAGTTGGTTATGCAGCAGATCCCGAAGTGCTGTCGACAAAATTGTGGATATGGCTTCCAGCTTCAATATTGATTTTAATTATGATGCTTTGCATAAATTATGTTGGTCAGGCTTTAAATAGGGCAGCTGATGCAAAACAAAGAAGAGGATAA
- the opp4B gene encoding oligopeptide ABC transporter permease: MWKTVLRRILVMIPQLFILSVLIFILAKLMPGDPFTGLITPQTDPAALEELRRKAGLLDPWHIQYVRWLKNAVSGNLGMSYTYNVPVKTLIGERAVNTFILSLLSLVLTYCIAIPLGMLAGRYQNSMLDKFVTFYNYVSYAIPTFVLSLIMIWFFGYTLGWFPTTGSVTAGLHTGTLGNILDRLYHIILPAITYALLGTTWIVQYLRNEVIDAKNLDYVKTAKSKGVPENKVYSRHIFRNSILPIAAFFGYSITGLLGGSIFIEKIFSYPGMGGLFVNSIITRDYSVVTALILLFGFLTLLGSLLSDIILSIVDPRIRIE; this comes from the coding sequence ATGTGGAAAACAGTTTTAAGAAGAATACTTGTTATGATACCGCAATTATTCATACTTAGTGTATTAATCTTCATTTTGGCAAAACTTATGCCAGGAGATCCGTTTACTGGGCTAATTACACCACAAACTGATCCTGCGGCACTTGAAGAATTGCGAAGAAAGGCAGGATTACTCGATCCTTGGCATATTCAGTATGTGAGATGGCTAAAAAATGCCGTTTCTGGAAATCTGGGAATGAGCTACACTTATAATGTTCCTGTAAAGACACTTATTGGGGAACGTGCAGTAAATACTTTTATTTTGTCGCTACTTAGCCTTGTTCTGACATATTGTATTGCAATACCACTTGGAATGCTTGCTGGACGTTATCAGAACTCAATGCTTGACAAATTTGTTACATTTTATAATTATGTGAGCTATGCGATTCCGACTTTTGTGCTTTCGCTTATAATGATCTGGTTTTTTGGATACACGCTTGGGTGGTTTCCGACAACTGGTTCGGTGACGGCTGGGCTTCATACTGGAACTTTAGGGAATATTTTAGATAGACTTTATCATATTATATTACCTGCAATTACGTATGCACTGCTTGGGACAACATGGATTGTGCAGTATTTGAGAAATGAAGTAATTGATGCTAAGAATCTGGATTATGTGAAAACGGCGAAAAGTAAGGGAGTGCCTGAAAATAAGGTTTATTCTAGACATATTTTCAGAAATTCGATTTTACCAATTGCAGCGTTTTTTGGTTATTCGATAACAGGGCTTCTGGGAGGTTCGATTTTTATTGAAAAAATATTTAGTTACCCTGGAATGGGAGGACTGTTTGTAAATTCTATAATAACAAGGGATTACAGCGTTGTTACTGCATTAATATTGCTTTTTGGATTTTTGACATTGCTTGGAAGTTTGCTTTCAGATATTATTCTTAGCATTGTTGATCCTAGAATTAGAATAGAGTAG
- a CDS encoding ATP-binding cassette domain-containing protein has protein sequence MSFIEVKDLKVHYPIRGGFFNKIIDYVYAVDGVSFTIEKGKTYGLVGESGSGKSTIGKAIIGLEKIKSGKIIYEGREIDRKFRNRRSEYNRNVQMIFQDSLSSLNPKKRVIDLISEPLRNFENLTPDEEKMKVSELLEIVGMNREDIFKYPHEFSGGQRQRLGIARAVATKPKLIIADEPVSALDLSVQAQVLNYMKDIQEQFGLSYLFISHDLGVVKHMCDYMFIMYHGRFVETGEKNDIYKNPEHFYTKRLIAAIPEIHPEKRAENKRRRLKIEKEYLANEKKYYDENGRVFDLKKLTDTHFVAFKDKNLRNNGNSEKGGK, from the coding sequence ATGAGTTTTATTGAAGTAAAAGACTTAAAAGTTCATTATCCTATTCGTGGAGGATTTTTTAATAAAATAATTGATTATGTTTATGCTGTAGATGGAGTCAGTTTTACTATTGAAAAAGGAAAGACTTATGGACTTGTGGGAGAATCGGGATCTGGAAAGTCTACAATTGGAAAGGCAATAATCGGGCTGGAAAAAATAAAAAGCGGTAAAATTATCTATGAGGGAAGAGAAATTGATAGAAAATTTAGAAATAGAAGAAGTGAATATAATAGAAATGTACAAATGATATTTCAAGATTCGTTATCTAGCTTAAATCCTAAAAAAAGAGTAATTGATTTAATTTCAGAACCTTTGAGAAATTTTGAAAATTTGACACCAGATGAAGAAAAAATGAAAGTATCGGAACTGCTGGAAATTGTAGGAATGAACAGGGAAGATATTTTTAAATATCCGCATGAATTTTCTGGTGGACAAAGACAAAGGCTAGGAATTGCACGGGCTGTTGCAACAAAGCCTAAGCTGATTATTGCGGATGAGCCTGTGTCAGCACTTGATTTGTCAGTTCAGGCACAAGTTTTGAATTATATGAAGGACATTCAGGAGCAGTTTGGACTTAGTTATCTTTTTATTTCTCACGATTTGGGAGTTGTAAAGCATATGTGTGACTACATGTTTATAATGTATCACGGAAGATTTGTGGAAACAGGAGAGAAAAATGATATTTACAAAAATCCTGAACATTTTTATACAAAACGGCTAATTGCGGCAATTCCAGAAATACATCCAGAAAAACGGGCAGAAAACAAAAGAAGACGGTTAAAAATCGAAAAGGAATATTTAGCAAATGAAAAAAAATATTATGATGAAAATGGACGTGTCTTTGATCTAAAAAAATTGACAGATACACATTTTGTTGCTTTTAAAGATAAAAATTTGAGAAATAATGGAAATAGTGAAAAAGGAGGTAAATAA
- a CDS encoding ABC transporter ATP-binding protein: protein MEKAETLIEINNLVTSFRIKDEYFPAVDNVSLKLGRNEILAIVGESGCGKSTLATSIIGLHNPNNTKLEGEINFEGKNLLKLGEEEYNKIRGNKIGMIFQDPLSALNPLMRIGDQIEEGMIYHTKLSKKEREERVLELLNHVGIKNAERITRQFPHELSGGMRQRVMIAIALSCKPEVIIADEPTTALDVTIQAQILDLLKTLQSEINAGIILITHDLGVVAEMADRVAVMYAGEIVEIANVKELFDNPKHPYTRSLLSSIPQLDSENEKLHVIKGIVPSITKMERTGCRFSKRIPWIKENKHEKNPKLHEIEPEHFVRCTCWKNFHFEK from the coding sequence ATGGAAAAGGCAGAAACGTTAATAGAAATTAACAATCTTGTTACAAGTTTTCGGATAAAAGATGAATATTTTCCAGCTGTTGACAATGTTTCATTGAAACTTGGAAGAAATGAAATACTGGCAATAGTGGGAGAATCGGGATGTGGGAAAAGCACGCTTGCTACTTCCATTATTGGGCTTCATAATCCGAATAATACAAAGCTAGAGGGAGAAATAAATTTTGAGGGTAAGAATCTTTTAAAACTTGGAGAGGAGGAATATAATAAAATCCGTGGAAATAAAATTGGGATGATATTTCAGGATCCATTGTCAGCTCTTAATCCGCTTATGAGAATTGGAGATCAGATTGAAGAGGGGATGATTTATCATACTAAACTATCTAAAAAGGAAAGGGAAGAACGTGTACTTGAACTGCTAAATCACGTTGGAATAAAAAATGCTGAACGTATAACAAGACAATTTCCACATGAATTGTCGGGAGGAATGCGGCAAAGGGTTATGATTGCAATAGCACTTTCATGTAAGCCTGAAGTTATTATAGCTGATGAGCCAACAACGGCATTGGATGTTACAATTCAGGCACAAATACTGGATTTACTAAAAACTTTGCAAAGTGAGATAAATGCTGGGATTATATTAATTACTCATGATTTGGGTGTAGTTGCAGAAATGGCGGACAGAGTGGCAGTTATGTATGCTGGAGAAATTGTAGAAATTGCCAATGTGAAAGAATTGTTTGACAATCCAAAGCATCCTTATACAAGATCACTTTTAAGTTCGATTCCACAGCTTGACAGTGAAAATGAAAAGCTGCATGTAATTAAGGGAATTGTTCCATCAATAACTAAAATGGAGAGAACAGGCTGCCGATTTTCTAAAAGAATCCCTTGGATAAAGGAAAATAAACATGAAAAAAATCCAAAGCTGCATGAAATTGAGCCAGAACATTTTGTAAGATGTACTTGCTGGAAAAATTTTCATTTTGAAAAGTAA
- a CDS encoding 5-methyltetrahydropteroyltriglutamate--homocysteine S-methyltransferase, with amino-acid sequence MCTINAPHRHDVVGSFLRPERLKKARNDFEKGKIDREELTKIENEEIKKIVDKQIELGYTSVTDGEFRRSYWHLDFFWGFNGIGHIHADKGYEFNGVVTRDDTAIVTGKISGENHPFVKHFTFLRDLVRNKKGVEARFTIPAPAQFYAELVREDKHVKALLKVYPDFKGLEDDIVNAYKTVINELYNEGLRTLQIDDCTWGCLVDDNFIASFIEKSDRDKEVIRREFAERFLNINNRVFQNNPEDLVINTHVCRGNYASTWFGQGGYDKIADELFGKEDVNAYYLEFDTERAGTFESLAKVSGDKKVVLGLITSKNPTLEEKEAVIARIKEASKYVQLDRLYLSPQCGFASTEEGNHLTEEQQWAKLRFIKEVADEVWGKN; translated from the coding sequence ATGTGTACAATAAATGCGCCTCATAGACATGACGTAGTAGGAAGTTTTTTAAGACCTGAAAGATTGAAGAAAGCTAGAAATGATTTTGAAAAAGGGAAAATTGACAGGGAAGAATTGACAAAAATTGAGAATGAAGAAATTAAAAAAATTGTGGATAAGCAAATTGAGCTAGGATATACAAGTGTTACTGATGGAGAGTTTAGACGTAGTTACTGGCATTTGGACTTTTTCTGGGGATTTAATGGAATTGGGCATATTCATGCTGATAAGGGATATGAATTTAATGGAGTTGTAACTCGTGATGATACTGCGATTGTTACTGGAAAAATTAGCGGGGAAAATCATCCATTTGTAAAGCATTTCACATTTTTGCGAGATTTGGTAAGAAATAAAAAAGGTGTGGAAGCTAGATTTACAATACCAGCTCCAGCACAGTTTTATGCGGAATTGGTAAGGGAAGATAAGCATGTCAAGGCACTTCTTAAAGTTTATCCTGATTTCAAAGGATTGGAAGATGATATTGTGAATGCTTACAAAACGGTAATAAATGAATTGTATAATGAAGGGCTTAGAACTTTGCAGATTGATGACTGCACTTGGGGATGTCTTGTGGATGACAATTTCATTGCTTCATTTATCGAAAAAAGTGACAGGGATAAGGAAGTTATCAGGCGTGAATTTGCAGAGAGATTTTTAAATATAAATAATAGAGTATTTCAAAATAATCCAGAAGATTTGGTAATTAATACGCATGTTTGCCGTGGAAATTATGCGTCAACTTGGTTTGGACAAGGTGGGTATGACAAAATTGCTGATGAACTTTTTGGAAAAGAAGATGTAAATGCTTATTATTTGGAATTTGATACGGAAAGAGCAGGAACTTTTGAATCACTTGCAAAAGTTTCTGGGGATAAAAAAGTTGTATTGGGGCTTATAACTTCTAAAAATCCAACTTTGGAGGAAAAAGAGGCTGTGATTGCCCGTATAAAAGAAGCTTCAAAATATGTCCAGCTTGACAGACTTTATTTGAGTCCACAATGTGGATTTGCTTCGACAGAGGAGGGAAATCACCTTACAGAAGAACAGCAATGGGCAAAACTTAGATTCATTAAGGAAGTTGCTGATGAAGTATGGGGGAAGAATTAA
- the metE gene encoding 5-methyltetrahydropteroyltriglutamate--homocysteine S-methyltransferase, whose protein sequence is MKTAIIGYPRIGENRELKFAIEKYWRNEITENELLEIAEKLRKDQWLKQKEEKISFIPGNTFSFYDGILDTIILLNAIPKHYKDLGLNELNTYFAIARGYQGEKGDVKALSMRKWYNTNYHYMVPELDDYAEIKLNADKIFNELEEAKKLGVNTHPSVIGPFTFYKLAKTIGNKEKKEYLTDVVNVYVELLKKCNEKNINWIQIEEPQLVTDQTEEDIKLFEEIYTEILKNKKDVKVLLQTYFGDVRDCYKTITELNFDGIGLDFAEGRQTEKLITEKGFPKDKILFAGVVNGKNIWKCDYKKVLNILNNLKEKVKNVVITTSCSLLHVPYTLRNEKKLSENILRHFSFAEEKLSELKELGELSQVLWENSLEKVQENKFYVKNQKIITSEKGMEDKEVRDTVKKLKDSDFVREGARKERQKIQREELNIPLLATTTIGSFPQTKEVKLNRSKFRKGEISKEEYDKNVFNFIKECIELQEKIGLDVLVHGEYERNDMVEFFGENLAGYIFTEKAWVQSYGTRCVKPPIIFGDVKRTKPISVLYSEYAQKLTEKPVKGMLTGPVTILNWSFPREDISLSEMAFQIGLAIREEVLDLEKAGIKIIQIDEAALREKLPLRKEDWHKEYLDWGLKAFRLCHSGVKVDTQIHTHMCYSQFEDIIKDIDNMDADVITFEASRSKLTILDFLKENNFETEVGPGVYDIHSPRVPSVEEIVAALEIMVEKIGKEKLWVNPDCGLKTRGITETVKSLENLVEATKIVKSRL, encoded by the coding sequence ATGAAAACAGCGATTATTGGATACCCTAGAATTGGGGAGAATAGAGAATTAAAATTTGCGATAGAAAAATATTGGAGAAATGAAATTACAGAGAATGAACTTTTGGAAATAGCGGAAAAGCTTAGAAAAGACCAGTGGTTAAAACAGAAGGAAGAAAAAATTTCATTTATTCCGGGAAATACATTTTCATTTTATGATGGAATACTGGATACAATAATTTTATTGAATGCGATTCCAAAACATTATAAAGATTTAGGATTGAATGAACTGAATACATATTTTGCAATTGCGAGAGGTTATCAAGGGGAAAAAGGGGATGTAAAAGCTCTTTCAATGAGAAAATGGTACAATACCAATTATCATTATATGGTTCCTGAACTAGATGATTATGCAGAGATTAAATTAAATGCAGATAAGATATTTAATGAACTTGAGGAAGCTAAAAAATTAGGAGTGAACACTCATCCGTCAGTAATTGGACCATTTACATTTTATAAATTAGCTAAAACAATAGGAAATAAAGAGAAAAAAGAATATTTAACTGATGTTGTAAATGTTTATGTAGAATTACTGAAAAAATGTAATGAAAAAAATATCAATTGGATTCAAATTGAAGAACCACAATTAGTAACAGATCAGACAGAAGAAGATATAAAATTGTTTGAAGAAATTTATACAGAAATTTTGAAGAATAAGAAAGATGTAAAAGTATTGCTTCAAACATATTTTGGAGATGTGAGAGATTGCTACAAGACAATAACAGAGCTTAATTTTGATGGGATAGGTCTTGATTTTGCTGAAGGAAGACAAACTGAGAAATTAATAACTGAAAAGGGATTTCCAAAAGATAAAATCTTATTTGCAGGAGTTGTAAATGGGAAAAATATTTGGAAATGTGACTATAAAAAAGTTTTAAATATATTGAATAATTTAAAGGAAAAGGTTAAAAATGTAGTAATAACGACATCTTGTTCACTGCTTCATGTGCCTTATACTTTGAGAAATGAAAAAAAATTATCAGAAAATATATTAAGACATTTCTCGTTTGCTGAGGAAAAATTATCAGAATTAAAAGAGTTGGGAGAATTGAGTCAAGTTCTTTGGGAAAATTCGCTGGAAAAAGTACAGGAAAATAAATTTTATGTAAAAAACCAAAAAATTATAACTTCTGAAAAAGGAATGGAAGATAAGGAAGTTAGAGATACGGTTAAAAAATTGAAAGACAGTGATTTTGTAAGAGAGGGAGCAAGAAAGGAAAGACAGAAAATTCAAAGGGAAGAGTTGAATATTCCTTTACTTGCAACAACTACAATAGGTTCTTTTCCGCAAACAAAGGAAGTGAAGCTAAATAGAAGCAAATTTAGAAAAGGTGAAATTAGCAAAGAAGAATATGATAAAAATGTATTTAACTTCATAAAAGAATGTATTGAATTGCAGGAAAAAATTGGACTTGATGTACTTGTGCATGGAGAGTATGAAAGAAATGACATGGTTGAATTTTTTGGAGAAAATCTGGCAGGATATATATTTACAGAAAAAGCGTGGGTTCAGTCTTATGGAACAAGATGTGTAAAACCGCCAATAATTTTTGGAGATGTGAAAAGAACAAAACCAATTTCAGTTCTATATTCTGAATATGCTCAAAAATTAACTGAAAAACCTGTTAAAGGAATGCTTACAGGACCTGTAACAATACTAAACTGGTCATTCCCAAGAGAAGATATTTCATTAAGCGAAATGGCATTTCAAATTGGACTTGCCATACGAGAAGAAGTATTGGATTTAGAAAAAGCAGGAATAAAAATAATTCAGATAGATGAAGCTGCACTTAGGGAAAAATTGCCGTTAAGAAAGGAAGATTGGCATAAAGAATACCTTGATTGGGGATTGAAGGCATTTAGGCTTTGCCATAGCGGAGTAAAAGTGGATACGCAGATTCATACACATATGTGCTACAGCCAGTTTGAAGATATAATAAAAGACATTGACAATATGGATGCCGACGTTATAACATTTGAAGCTTCGAGATCAAAATTGACAATTCTTGATTTCCTAAAAGAAAATAACTTTGAAACAGAGGTAGGTCCTGGAGTTTATGATATTCATTCTCCTAGAGTACCTTCAGTTGAAGAAATTGTAGCAGCTTTAGAAATAATGGTTGAAAAAATTGGAAAAGAAAAATTATGGGTAAATCCTGATTGCGGATTAAAGACAAGAGGAATTACAGAAACTGTAAAAAGTTTGGAAAATCTTGTTGAAGCTACAAAAATTGTGAAAAGTAGATTATAG
- a CDS encoding transketolase family protein, with product MIKIYNGTPKKDEIEMRKVYSSKLGELMGKHNEIVALEADLMNAITTDKVQKEYPERVINCGIMEANMIGIAAGMSIAGKYPFAHTFTAFASRRCFDQLFMSGAYQKNNIKVIASDAGVTSAHNGGTHMSFEDMGIMRGLANTVVMEMTDATMFENILEQVATKDGFYWIRTIRKNASTIYEKGSTFEIGKGNLLKDGSDITLIANGIMVAEALKTAEKLENEGINAAVIDMFTLNPIDRESIKKYAQKTGKIVTCENHSIHNGLGSAVAEVIAETGNAKLRRIGIKERFGQVGTLDFLMNEYKLTVEHIYRAAMELLKD from the coding sequence ATGATAAAAATTTATAACGGAACTCCAAAAAAAGATGAAATCGAAATGAGAAAAGTTTATTCTTCCAAACTTGGTGAATTAATGGGAAAACACAATGAAATTGTAGCTCTTGAAGCTGATTTAATGAACGCAATTACAACGGACAAAGTACAGAAAGAGTATCCTGAAAGAGTAATAAATTGTGGAATAATGGAAGCAAATATGATAGGTATTGCAGCTGGAATGTCCATCGCTGGAAAATATCCATTTGCACACACTTTTACAGCTTTCGCAAGCCGAAGATGCTTTGATCAGCTCTTTATGTCTGGAGCATATCAAAAAAACAACATAAAAGTAATTGCCTCTGACGCTGGAGTAACTTCCGCCCATAATGGAGGGACTCACATGTCTTTTGAAGATATGGGAATAATGAGAGGACTTGCCAATACAGTTGTAATGGAAATGACAGATGCCACAATGTTTGAAAATATCCTCGAACAAGTTGCCACAAAAGATGGCTTCTACTGGATTAGAACAATCAGAAAAAATGCATCAACAATTTATGAAAAAGGCTCAACATTTGAAATTGGAAAAGGAAATTTATTAAAAGATGGTTCGGATATTACTTTAATCGCTAATGGAATTATGGTAGCAGAAGCCTTGAAGACAGCAGAAAAATTGGAAAATGAAGGAATAAATGCCGCTGTAATAGATATGTTTACTTTAAATCCAATAGATAGGGAATCAATCAAAAAATATGCACAAAAAACAGGGAAAATAGTAACTTGTGAAAACCACAGTATTCACAATGGTTTAGGAAGTGCAGTTGCTGAAGTAATTGCTGAAACTGGAAACGCAAAATTAAGAAGAATTGGAATAAAGGAAAGATTTGGGCAAGTTGGAACATTAGACTTTCTAATGAATGAGTATAAATTGACTGTGGAGCATATTTATAGAGCTGCGATGGAATTACTGAAAGATTAA